From the genome of Aeromonas hydrophila subsp. hydrophila ATCC 7966:
CTGGGGATCGACGGGATCCTCGAGCTGGATCAGCAGGGCGCTGGGGTAGTGGCGGCGCAGATCCCCGAGCAGTCGTTGCCACTGGGGCAGAGAGAGCCCCTTGCCCTTGCGGGCCCCGGTGAAAAAGCCGATGAGCGGCCGCGCCGGGTAGTCGTGCCTGAGTGCCACCAGCCGTGGGCTGGCGCTGTGCAGCAAGCTGCCGAGCTCAATCTGATCGGCGAGATGGCCGTGCATGCCGAGCAGTTGCAGCGGCTGGTGGGCGTAATGGCAGTGCTGGTTGGGAGTGAGGGGCTGGGGGAACAGGGCATCGCCCTTGGCATCGTCAAAGCCCAGCTTCTCGCGCGCCTTCACCCAGCCAGCGATCAGGTGATCGGTGCTGGAGGCAAAGGGCACGTAGACCCGATCGTAGTGCTGACGGCGCAGCCGCCACAGCACCGACAGGGAGGCCAGCAGCCGCTTGCCCTGCAGCTTGACCGGATGAATGCGCTGCAACTGCAGATCGGCCAGAAAGGGGAGCAGCTGGCCGCCGCTGCACACCAGCTCTATCTCGGCGTGGGGGTGGGCGCTGCGCACCTTTTGCAAGAAGGGCAGCAAAAACAGATTGTTGCCGATGCGGCAGGTACTGCGAATGACCAGGATCCGCCTGGGGGGTTGGCTACTCGCCGGCAGTCGGCCTTGACGCGCGAGCCAGGCGAGGGCGGCCCGCTCCAGCCCGGCGGTCCAGCAGCGGCGCTGGCCGTCGAAGCGGCGAAGGGCATCTCTGATGGTGCTCATAAGTAGTGGCTCCGTGCATGAAGATGAGCTCAAGATGACACTGCGATTCTTAAGGACGTGTTAAGAGAAGAGGGAAAGAGGGTCGTCAGCAGCTTTTTTGTAAGAATTTGTTGCTGCATCACAGTTTGGTGACGAGCGCGGGGAGCAGAGGGATGATGGTGTGACTCCCATGAGGCCGCGCGTCACCAAATAAGAGGGGTTTGGCTGCATCTGGCGGTGGTATTGGGCGAGGGGATGCCGTTAAAATTGCGCATTTGAAATAAATGTTATCCGCACAGGAGCCCCATGCAGTTCAGGGATTTTTTTCCGGTATCCACCAATACCAGTATCAAAGAGAGTTGTTACGGCGCCCTGGGCGCCTTCGTCGGGCTGCTGGGTACCGCCCTCTTGTGTCGGTGGGGGCTGGGGCTTGAGGTCCATTGGCTGATCGCCCCCATGGGGGCTTCCGCCGTGCTGCTGTTTGCCGCGCCTGCCAGCCCGCTGGCCCAGCCCTGGTCCATCGTGGTGGGCAACGGGGTCTCGGCGCTGATGGGGGTGCTGAGTGCCAGCCTGGTGGCAGATCCGGCGCTGGCTGCGGCCCTTGCCGTGATGCTGGCCATCGCCGCCATGTTTCTCACCCGCAGCCTGCATCCGCCCGGCGGCGCCGTGGCCTTGACCGCAGTCATCGGCGGCGAGGGGATCCGCCAGCTCGGGGCCGGCTATGTGCTGCTGCCGGTGCTGCTCAATTCGCTCTTGTTGCTGCTACTGGCGCTCTGCTACAACCGACTGCTGGGGCGCCGTTACCCCAACAGCGGTCAGGCCCAGCCCAATCGCCACCAGACCGCCGATCCCCAGCCGAGCGAGCGGGTGGCGACCCAGGCGGCGGACATCGACTTTGCGCTGGAAAAACACGGTGAGCTGCTCGACATCAGCCGCCAGGATCTGCAGGCGCTGCTGCAGGAGGCCCAGCTGCACGCGCTGCGGGCCAGGGTGGGCACGGTGCGGGTGCAGGAGGTGATGTCGCGGGATTTGATCCTGATAGAGGCGCAGCAGCCGGCCATGGCGGCCTGGCAACTGCTCTCCCACCATCAGGTCAAGGCGCTGCCGGTGGTGGACGAGGCCGGCCGGCTGATCGGTATCATCACCCTGCACGACCTGATGATCGACCGGGCGCTGCAACAGCCGCGAGGCGCCGCGGACCTGGCCGAGCTGCGGGTCGCGGATCTGATGACCCGCAACGTGTCGACCGCCCGCCGCTATCAGCCGCTCTACGATCTGGTGGGCGCCTTCTCCGATGGCGGCCTGCACCACATGCCGGTGGTGGATGGCGAGCAGCTGGTGGGGATCCTGACCCAGTCGGACATGGTGGCAGCGCTGTTCAACCTGGCGCTGCATCCGGCGCAGGGCGAAACCGGCGAGCCGGTCAGTCCATAAAAAAGGCCCCTCGCGGGGCCTTTTTGTTGTCAGCGGCTTGGCTCAGGGGGTCGGGTAGATGGTGTTGCCCTGAAACACGGTCTGCTCGACCTGGGTGTCGGCAATTTGCTCCGGCGTGCCGGCCTCGACCAGGGCGAACAGATCCCGGTCGAGCACGATGAAGTCGGCGGATTTGCCCGCCTCGATGGAGCCGGTGATCTCCCCCTGGCGCACCGCCCTGGCGCCGTTGATGGTGTATGCGGCCAGCATCTCGGCCAGCGAGATGCGCTGGCTGGCGCGAAATGCATCGTCGCTGCCGGCCGCCCGCACGATGCCGGCGGCCATGTTTTCAAACGGGCGGGGATCCCGGCTGTCTACTGGCGCGTCGCTGCCCGCCACCAGGATGGCACCCGCCTTGCGGCTGCTCTCGACCGGATAGAGGGCCTGCTGCAGATAGCCCAGCGGATCGTAGAGCGCCTCGCTCAGGGACTGGCCGGCCCTGGTTGGCTGGATGAAGGGGGTGACCAGCATGTCGTAGGCGAGCTGGGGCGTGGTCCAGGCGTAGGTGAAGGTGAGGTAGAGCCCGAGCTCGCCGAGGCGGCGCTGATCGTCCGGGTGCACCACCTGCAGGTGGGCCAGGGTGTGGGGGATGCCCCGGTCGCCGTTGCTGGCGCGGGCGGCAGCCAGCGCATCGAGCCCGACCCGGGTGCTGCGATCACCGATGCTGTGCATGTGGATGCCAAAACCCGCCCCGTCCAGCGCGGTGACGTAGCGTTTCAGATCCGCCTCCCGGTAGTTGACGATGCCGTTGCTGCCGGCGTCTTCGCTGTCGGCGGTGATGGTGACCCGGCCGCTGTCCGGATCCAGCGCCAGATGGGGGTTCTGGTAGTTCTCCAGCATGCCGGCGTTGGGCAGGAATGGCGGTGCGGTGAAGGGATCCCCCTCCAGCACTCCGTCGAGGAAGATCTTGACCGCATCGGCCTTGATCAGCGGGTTGCCGGCAAAGGCGCTTCTGACCCGAGTGGCCTTGGCCAGGTGCCCCTCGATGTCCAGTTTGCCGCTGTAGTCATCCTCGTGAAAGCAGGTGGCGGCGGTGATGCGCATCTGCAGCAGCCCCCGTGCCTGCATGCTGAGCAGGCGCTGGCGGATGAAGTCGGTGGCGCAGGCGTCCTGCACGCCGGTGATGCCGCGCGAGGCCATCAGGGTGGCGATGGCCGGCAGGATCTGCTCGTACTGGGCGGCGGCCCGCTCGTCGCTGGCGCTCAGCACCCCGCTGTCCGGCACCGGAATGGCGCTGCGGGCCCCCTCCCGGATGACGCCGCTGGTCAAGTCCACATAGGGGATGAACCGCTCGAACACCCCGCCCGGCGCCAATGTGGCGGGGTTGAAGCCCACCTGATTGCCATCCTGATCTTCGGCGCTGGCCAGTGCCTGCGAGTTGTAGGCACTGGCGTGACCGTCCGCCCCGAGCAGCACCACCGGATTGTCCGGTGCCACGGCATCCAGAGCGGCCAGCAGGGTGGCATGGCTGGCGGTCGGGGTATTGCCATCATAAGGGGACCACTGATTGACCACCAGCCACTCGCCCGGCTGCCCGGCGTAGCGGGGCAGGCATGCCTTGACCTTGGCAGCCAGCTGATCGAGATCGACGGCCTGGCCATCCAGATCGCACATGGGCAGAGCCACGGTGCCGAGCAGGTGGATGTGGTTGTCGTGCAGCCCCGGCAGCACCATGCGCCCCTGCAGATCCACCTGGCGGGTGGCGTTGGTCATGAAAGATTCGGCCCCCTGGCGCGAGCCGACGCAGCGGAACTTGCCATCCTCGACCACCATGGCCTCGGCCAGGCTGCGCTGGCCGTCCTGGGTGTAAATCTTGCCGTTGAAGTAGAGGGTGCTGGTCGGTTCCTGCGAGCGGTAGTCCTGCTGGCAGCCGCCTAGCAGGATCGTCATCAGCAGGGCGACAAGCCCCCGGCGGTGGTTGTGTTGTTTGCCATCCATTGCGTGCTCTCCTTGTATGATTGCAGTGATTACTGCAAATATGAGCACAGTTGTTTATTGCAGCTGCGCCGAAAAATGCCAGTGATTGCTGCACTTTTTTTGACTTGTGTTGAGTCTGTCTCATCATGTAGTGATGAGACTCGGTGACCATGGAGGGAGAGACGCAATGGCGGAACACGCATTGCCAGAGGGGCTCTGCATGCGGCGTCAGCCGCGGCAGCAGCGCAGTCAGGAG
Proteins encoded in this window:
- a CDS encoding glycosyltransferase family 9 protein is translated as MSTIRDALRRFDGQRRCWTAGLERAALAWLARQGRLPASSQPPRRILVIRSTCRIGNNLFLLPFLQKVRSAHPHAEIELVCSGGQLLPFLADLQLQRIHPVKLQGKRLLASLSVLWRLRRQHYDRVYVPFASSTDHLIAGWVKAREKLGFDDAKGDALFPQPLTPNQHCHYAHQPLQLLGMHGHLADQIELGSLLHSASPRLVALRHDYPARPLIGFFTGARKGKGLSLPQWQRLLGDLRRHYPSALLIQLEDPVDPQPRLGDVQVSLSSLSELARFAGGLSLFVSGDTGPLHLAAASGVPCLGLFTQTDPARYGCLGAQHLNLVIGDRNAIPLDHHWLAEALAKEPQPQQLPSAPSPVPSPGLASGAFVVTL
- a CDS encoding HPP family protein; protein product: MQFRDFFPVSTNTSIKESCYGALGAFVGLLGTALLCRWGLGLEVHWLIAPMGASAVLLFAAPASPLAQPWSIVVGNGVSALMGVLSASLVADPALAAALAVMLAIAAMFLTRSLHPPGGAVALTAVIGGEGIRQLGAGYVLLPVLLNSLLLLLLALCYNRLLGRRYPNSGQAQPNRHQTADPQPSERVATQAADIDFALEKHGELLDISRQDLQALLQEAQLHALRARVGTVRVQEVMSRDLILIEAQQPAMAAWQLLSHHQVKALPVVDEAGRLIGIITLHDLMIDRALQQPRGAADLAELRVADLMTRNVSTARRYQPLYDLVGAFSDGGLHHMPVVDGEQLVGILTQSDMVAALFNLALHPAQGETGEPVSP
- a CDS encoding amidohydrolase, translating into MDGKQHNHRRGLVALLMTILLGGCQQDYRSQEPTSTLYFNGKIYTQDGQRSLAEAMVVEDGKFRCVGSRQGAESFMTNATRQVDLQGRMVLPGLHDNHIHLLGTVALPMCDLDGQAVDLDQLAAKVKACLPRYAGQPGEWLVVNQWSPYDGNTPTASHATLLAALDAVAPDNPVVLLGADGHASAYNSQALASAEDQDGNQVGFNPATLAPGGVFERFIPYVDLTSGVIREGARSAIPVPDSGVLSASDERAAAQYEQILPAIATLMASRGITGVQDACATDFIRQRLLSMQARGLLQMRITAATCFHEDDYSGKLDIEGHLAKATRVRSAFAGNPLIKADAVKIFLDGVLEGDPFTAPPFLPNAGMLENYQNPHLALDPDSGRVTITADSEDAGSNGIVNYREADLKRYVTALDGAGFGIHMHSIGDRSTRVGLDALAAARASNGDRGIPHTLAHLQVVHPDDQRRLGELGLYLTFTYAWTTPQLAYDMLVTPFIQPTRAGQSLSEALYDPLGYLQQALYPVESSRKAGAILVAGSDAPVDSRDPRPFENMAAGIVRAAGSDDAFRASQRISLAEMLAAYTINGARAVRQGEITGSIEAGKSADFIVLDRDLFALVEAGTPEQIADTQVEQTVFQGNTIYPTP